In Theropithecus gelada isolate Dixy chromosome 13, Tgel_1.0, whole genome shotgun sequence, one DNA window encodes the following:
- the SPR gene encoding sepiapterin reductase isoform X2 has protein sequence MEGGLGRAVCVLTGASRGFGRTLAPLLASLLSPGSVLVLNARNNEALRQLEAELGAERSGLRVVRVPADLGAEAGLQQLLGALRELPRPEGLQRLLLINNAGSLGDVSKGFVDLSDSTQVNNYWALNLTSMLCLTSSVLKAFPASPGLNRTVVNISSLCALQPFKGWALYCAGKAARDMLFQVLALEEPNVLWTQTCSSWPGRPPWTQTCEKGCRS, from the exons ATGGAGGGCGGCCTGGGGCGTGCTGTGTGCGTGCTGACTGGGGCCTCCCGCGGCTTCGGCCGGACGCTGGCCCCGCTCCTGGCCTCGCTGCTGTCGCCCGGCTCCGTGCTGGTCCTTAACGCCCGCAACAACGAGGCACTGCGGCAGCTGGAGGCCGAGCTGGGCGCCGAGCGGTCTGGCCTGCGCGTGGTGCGGGTGCCCGCCGACCTGGGCGCCGAGGCCGGCTTGCAGCAGCTGCTCGGAGCCCTGCGCGAGCTCCCCAGGCCCGAGGGGCTGCAGCGACTGCTGCTCATCAACAACGCAG GCTCTCTTGGGGATGTGTCCAAAGGCTTCGTGGACCTGAGTGACTCCACTCAAGTGAACAACTACTGGGCGCTGAACTTGACCTCCATGCTCTGCCTGACTTCCAGCGTCCTGAAGGCCTTCCCGGCCAGTCCTGGCCTCAACAGAACTGTGGTTAACATCTCGTCCCTCTGTGCCCTGCAGCCTTTCAAAGGCTGGGCGCTGTACTGTGCAGGAAAGGCTGCTCGTGATATGCTGTTCCAGGTCCTGGCGCTGGAGGAACCTAAT GTCCtttggacacagacatgcagCAGTTGGCCCGGGAGACCTCCATGGACCCAGACATGCGAAAAGGGCTGCAGGagctga
- the SPR gene encoding sepiapterin reductase isoform X1 has protein sequence MEGGLGRAVCVLTGASRGFGRTLAPLLASLLSPGSVLVLNARNNEALRQLEAELGAERSGLRVVRVPADLGAEAGLQQLLGALRELPRPEGLQRLLLINNAGSLGDVSKGFVDLSDSTQVNNYWALNLTSMLCLTSSVLKAFPASPGLNRTVVNISSLCALQPFKGWALYCAGKAARDMLFQVLALEEPNVRVLNYAPGPLDTDMQQLARETSMDPDMRKGLQELKAKGKLVDCKVSAQKLLSLLQKDEFKSGAHVDFYDK, from the exons ATGGAGGGCGGCCTGGGGCGTGCTGTGTGCGTGCTGACTGGGGCCTCCCGCGGCTTCGGCCGGACGCTGGCCCCGCTCCTGGCCTCGCTGCTGTCGCCCGGCTCCGTGCTGGTCCTTAACGCCCGCAACAACGAGGCACTGCGGCAGCTGGAGGCCGAGCTGGGCGCCGAGCGGTCTGGCCTGCGCGTGGTGCGGGTGCCCGCCGACCTGGGCGCCGAGGCCGGCTTGCAGCAGCTGCTCGGAGCCCTGCGCGAGCTCCCCAGGCCCGAGGGGCTGCAGCGACTGCTGCTCATCAACAACGCAG GCTCTCTTGGGGATGTGTCCAAAGGCTTCGTGGACCTGAGTGACTCCACTCAAGTGAACAACTACTGGGCGCTGAACTTGACCTCCATGCTCTGCCTGACTTCCAGCGTCCTGAAGGCCTTCCCGGCCAGTCCTGGCCTCAACAGAACTGTGGTTAACATCTCGTCCCTCTGTGCCCTGCAGCCTTTCAAAGGCTGGGCGCTGTACTGTGCAGGAAAGGCTGCTCGTGATATGCTGTTCCAGGTCCTGGCGCTGGAGGAACCTAATGTGAGGGTACTGAACTATGCCCCAG GTCCtttggacacagacatgcagCAGTTGGCCCGGGAGACCTCCATGGACCCAGACATGCGAAAAGGGCTGCAGGagctgaaggcaaaggggaagctggTGGATTGCAAGGTGTCAGCCCAGAAACTGCTGAGCTTGCTGCAAAAGGACGAGTTCAAGTCTGGAGCCCACGTCGACTTCTATGACAAATAA